The Campylobacterota bacterium genome window below encodes:
- the grpE gene encoding nucleotide exchange factor GrpE, translated as MSTETKEETLSNEQSTLSESAENVAEGANELETLRAEFAALKDTYARVHADFDNIKKRLEREKYQALEYANEKFAKDLIPVVDSLGMAIGAAEIEAEPAVLLEKLKEGVELTMKQLLGVLEKHGVTPVDESEPFDPNVHNAVQRVDSPDHESGAIVNTFQKGYRYKERTLRDAMVVIAN; from the coding sequence ATGTCAACCGAAACGAAAGAAGAGACCCTGAGCAACGAACAAAGCACCCTCTCGGAGAGTGCCGAAAACGTCGCTGAAGGGGCAAACGAACTGGAAACTTTACGGGCGGAATTCGCCGCATTGAAAGATACCTATGCGAGAGTTCATGCGGATTTTGATAATATTAAGAAACGGCTCGAGCGTGAGAAATATCAGGCGCTCGAATACGCGAACGAAAAATTTGCCAAAGATTTGATCCCGGTGGTCGATTCGCTGGGAATGGCGATCGGTGCGGCAGAGATCGAAGCGGAACCCGCGGTGTTGCTCGAAAAACTTAAAGAAGGTGTTGAACTCACGATGAAGCAGCTTCTGGGCGTGCTTGAAAAACACGGCGTCACTCCGGTGGATGAATCCGAGCCGTTCGATCCGAACGTCCACAACGCGGTTCAGCGCGTGGACAGCCCGGATCACGAAAGCGGCGCGATTGTGAATACCTTCCAAAAAGGGTATCGCTACAAAGAACGGACATTGCGCGATGCGATGGTCGTTATTGCCAATTAA
- a CDS encoding DASS family sodium-coupled anion symporter encodes MAANRYLMIAVLVGMAGIAYTLTPPLGISQQTWGLFVIFITAIGAILFNLLPILTASLIALATAVLGGVIDPSRAYAGFSESFILLIVAAFLVSHAVHKSGLGKRLSLHIVRRFGHSTLGLGYSVVATDILIAPAFPSNTARSGVLYPIVYGLAHDCGSRVGDGTHKRAGSYLMMTSMAGLTISSGLWLTAMAVNPVGVEIAAKMGIHISFVQWLLYALLPTAVAFGLIPWVLYKIYPPELKETPEAPAKALDALHKMGPLSRNEWITGAVFTSMLLLWSLSGMFPIDKAAVAFGGLGILMATRVFGIEDFKSQGEALGTLIWFAILFGLSTELAEQGFMRAIAEYFTAYLDGMGWWNVYVLLILVYVLIHYLFVSQSAHLLALFGIFLSVGVAAGVPGVLMAMMLLFATNFNATIAPQGSSCNAIYLSSGYVNARDIYLYGGSITLLNFVVFILIGTPWILALS; translated from the coding sequence ATGGCCGCCAACCGGTATCTGATGATCGCTGTCCTTGTAGGGATGGCGGGGATCGCGTACACCCTCACTCCTCCGCTGGGGATTTCCCAACAGACGTGGGGGCTTTTCGTCATCTTCATCACCGCCATCGGCGCCATCCTTTTCAATCTTCTCCCCATTCTGACCGCATCACTGATTGCCCTGGCGACGGCGGTACTGGGGGGAGTGATCGATCCTTCCCGAGCCTATGCGGGATTTTCGGAAAGTTTCATTCTCCTCATCGTCGCCGCCTTTCTCGTCTCCCACGCCGTCCATAAATCGGGGTTGGGAAAACGGCTCTCGCTCCACATCGTCCGCCGCTTCGGCCATTCCACCCTGGGGCTGGGGTACAGCGTCGTGGCGACCGATATCCTCATCGCCCCGGCATTTCCGAGCAATACCGCCCGTTCGGGGGTCTTGTACCCGATCGTCTACGGTCTGGCCCACGACTGCGGATCGCGTGTCGGCGACGGCACCCATAAAAGGGCCGGGAGCTACCTGATGATGACCTCGATGGCGGGACTGACGATCTCATCGGGACTGTGGCTCACCGCCATGGCCGTCAATCCGGTCGGCGTCGAAATCGCCGCCAAAATGGGAATCCATATCTCGTTTGTCCAGTGGCTTCTCTACGCCCTTCTTCCCACTGCCGTGGCGTTCGGACTGATTCCTTGGGTCCTGTACAAAATCTATCCCCCCGAACTCAAGGAGACTCCCGAAGCTCCGGCCAAGGCGCTTGATGCCCTGCATAAAATGGGCCCTCTGAGCCGGAATGAATGGATTACGGGAGCCGTTTTTACCTCGATGCTGCTGCTCTGGTCGCTTTCGGGAATGTTCCCCATCGACAAAGCCGCAGTGGCGTTCGGAGGGCTTGGGATCTTGATGGCGACCCGCGTTTTTGGGATTGAGGATTTCAAAAGCCAAGGAGAAGCGCTCGGGACGCTCATCTGGTTCGCGATCCTCTTTGGGCTCTCGACCGAGCTAGCCGAGCAGGGGTTTATGCGCGCGATCGCCGAATACTTCACCGCCTACCTGGACGGAATGGGATGGTGGAACGTTTACGTCCTTTTGATTCTGGTGTACGTACTGATCCATTATCTTTTCGTCTCCCAAAGCGCCCATCTGCTGGCCCTTTTCGGTATTTTCCTCTCGGTCGGCGTTGCGGCCGGAGTTCCGGGGGTACTGATGGCCATGATGCTCCTGTTCGCGACGAATTTCAACGCGACGATCGCCCCGCAGGGTTCGTCATGCAACGCCATCTACCTCAGCAGCGGCTACGTCAATGCCCGTGACATCTACCTCTATGGAGGGAGTATCACTCTGCTTAATTTCGTCGTCTTCATCCTGATCGGTACCCCATGGATACTGGCCCTCTCATGA
- the dnaK gene encoding molecular chaperone DnaK — MSKVIGIDLGTTNSCVAVYEGGEAKIIPNKEGKNTTPSVVAFTDKGEILVGDPAKRQAITNPDKTIYSVKRIMGLMMNEEKAKEAHDKVTYKIVDKNGMAAVDVAGKVYTPQEISAKILSKLKADAESYLGQTVTDAVITVPAYFNDAQRKATKEAGTIAGLNVLRIINEPTASALAYGLDSKGDEKVLVYDLGGGTFDVTVLEISEGTFEVLSTDGNAFLGGDDFDNKIVDFLAAEFKSDHGIDLKADKMALQRLKDAAENAKKELSSAEETEINLPFITADATGPKHLVIKLTRAKFEGMIDDLIKETISHIKTAMKEAGLSKNEINEIIMVGGSTRVPLAQKMVSDEFGGKTLNKGVNPDEVVAAGAAIQGGVLRGDVKDVLLLDVTPLSLGIETLGGVATKIIEKGTTIPVKKSQVFSTAEDNQPAVSINVVQGEREFARDNKALGLFELTGIPAAPRGVPQIEVTFDIDANGILTVSAMDKGTGKVQEIKITGSSGLSEEEINKMVQDAEKHKAEDAARKEVVDLRNQADALASQTEKSLKEMEDKIDASEKAAIESALEELKAVLKNTDATKEEIEAATKKLADASHKMAEQMYKQQEGGEPAASSAKKDDDVIDAEIE; from the coding sequence ATGTCTAAAGTAATCGGTATCGACCTTGGAACCACCAACTCATGTGTTGCTGTCTATGAAGGCGGCGAAGCGAAAATCATCCCCAACAAAGAGGGTAAAAATACGACTCCTTCGGTAGTTGCATTTACGGATAAAGGGGAAATCCTCGTCGGTGATCCGGCCAAACGCCAGGCAATCACCAACCCGGACAAAACGATCTACTCGGTCAAACGGATCATGGGTCTGATGATGAACGAGGAGAAAGCCAAAGAAGCGCACGACAAAGTTACCTATAAAATCGTCGACAAAAACGGTATGGCCGCGGTTGACGTGGCGGGGAAAGTGTATACGCCGCAGGAAATTTCGGCGAAAATCCTTTCGAAACTCAAAGCCGATGCGGAATCTTACCTCGGCCAAACGGTCACCGACGCGGTCATCACCGTCCCCGCGTACTTCAATGACGCGCAGCGTAAAGCGACCAAAGAAGCCGGAACGATTGCGGGCCTGAACGTCCTTCGTATCATCAACGAGCCGACGGCGTCGGCTTTGGCCTACGGCCTTGATTCCAAAGGGGACGAAAAAGTTCTCGTCTACGACCTGGGGGGCGGAACGTTCGACGTTACGGTCCTCGAAATCAGCGAGGGGACGTTTGAAGTTCTCTCTACGGACGGGAACGCATTCCTCGGCGGCGACGACTTCGACAACAAGATCGTCGATTTCCTTGCGGCCGAGTTCAAAAGCGACCACGGCATCGATCTCAAAGCCGACAAAATGGCGCTTCAGCGTCTGAAAGACGCGGCCGAAAACGCGAAAAAAGAGCTCTCTTCCGCTGAAGAGACCGAGATCAACCTCCCCTTCATCACGGCGGACGCGACAGGGCCGAAACACCTCGTCATCAAACTGACCCGTGCGAAATTCGAGGGGATGATCGACGATCTGATCAAAGAGACGATCAGCCACATCAAAACGGCGATGAAAGAAGCGGGACTCTCGAAAAACGAGATCAACGAGATCATCATGGTCGGGGGGTCTACCCGCGTTCCTCTGGCGCAGAAAATGGTCTCCGACGAGTTCGGCGGCAAAACGCTCAACAAAGGGGTCAACCCCGATGAGGTCGTCGCAGCCGGTGCCGCGATCCAGGGCGGGGTATTGCGCGGTGACGTCAAAGACGTTCTGCTCCTCGACGTTACTCCGCTTTCACTCGGGATTGAAACTCTCGGCGGCGTAGCGACGAAAATCATCGAAAAAGGGACGACGATTCCGGTCAAAAAATCGCAGGTCTTCTCGACGGCCGAAGACAACCAGCCGGCGGTGAGCATCAATGTCGTTCAGGGTGAACGTGAATTCGCTCGGGACAATAAAGCGCTCGGACTGTTCGAACTGACCGGCATCCCGGCCGCACCGCGCGGCGTACCGCAGATCGAAGTCACCTTCGACATCGACGCCAACGGTATCCTGACCGTATCGGCGATGGACAAAGGGACCGGAAAAGTCCAGGAGATCAAAATTACCGGTAGCTCGGGGCTTTCCGAAGAAGAGATCAACAAAATGGTCCAGGATGCCGAGAAGCACAAAGCCGAAGACGCGGCACGCAAAGAGGTCGTAGACCTTCGTAACCAGGCCGATGCACTGGCGAGCCAGACCGAAAAATCGCTCAAAGAGATGGAAGACAAAATCGACGCAAGCGAAAAAGCGGCCATCGAAAGCGCTCTCGAAGAGCTCAAAGCGGTACTCAAAAATACCGATGCGACCAAAGAAGAGATCGAAGCGGCCACGAAAAAGCTGGCCGATGCGAGCCACAAAATGGCCGAACAGATGTACAAACAGCAAGAGGGCGGCGAACCCGCCGCTTCGAGCGCGAAAAAAGACGACGACGTCATCGACGCCGAAATCGAATAA